The genomic DNA CAGTTTAAGTGTTGAGGAGGAAGACAAGATACTTGGAAAAGCATTTGGCCAGTTTCATTCACCCTACTGGGGTGAAGAACGTAAAAGAGAAGTACCAAAATTTGAAGTTGTCAATGAAGTATTGGATTATCTTAGGGGTTTAAGCCTTTCCAATGATGATATCTGCAAGTTGCTGAAAAAATTTCCTGAAGTTCTTGGATGTGGCCTTGAACATGAGTTAAAATCCAATGTGCAGATCTTGGAAAAGGAATGGGGAATAAAAGGGAAATCCCTTCGCAACCTTCTTCTTCGAAACCCGAAAGTGTTGGGTTATAATGTTGATTGTAAGGGAGATTGCATGGCACAATGCACTCGATGTTGGGTTCGGTTTTAGCTGTCTACTAGTTTATATGCTTTTCTCTGTATACAAAATGGATCATTTTACTATACTGAAACTAATGTTGAAGTTGACTTGATTTGTAAGTTCAAATGTATTCAATGAGAATATGCCTGTATCAGTTCATTTGATCTAAagatcatttcttttttcaatctgTATCAGTTCAGAGTTCTTTGAAACTTGAATGTTCAActattgggttttttttctttaaatttcatCAACTATTAGAGTTGAACCTCATCCATATTCCATCAttctaaaaaatgtaaatttgatttgaaaaagtatttatGTTCTTATGTTGCCAGCAGCCTAAACTACAGAGCTATATAAGCCAGAAAGATTGAGTAGGTTCTTGTAAATGAGCAATGTATATCTTTGTCGTAGAAAACAGAGTACTGTGGGATTTCATATGCAAGAACAGGATGGAAAGAAACTAATTTGCTTTGAGTCTTGAGAAGCTCAATTAAATAAACTATTGTAAATAGAAATAGCTAAGTCATTTGAATTCTCtgttttcaattaaataaaatactaagggtatgtttgggattgcgtttgatgggcataaaaatgcttttaacacttaaaaagttcgtttgaaaaaaaaaataatcgtttagtaaaacaattaaaaacacttttaagggttcaaaaagcctaaaaattgtcaaaacacacttttggcaaaagctttaaaatgaaatttttgtccaaaaactctttttgacttaaaaactttatttctcaaatgcaatcccaaacatgctctaaataatttgcttaattaaaaaagtgaaaCAGCTTCTTAATATGATTAGAATGAAAATTACAAGTAATTGAgtgggaaaaatatacttttaactCCCTAAATTACCACCATTTTTGGACCTATGCTACaaactttaaactttaaaggtGACATATTggctcctcaaactatcacatCGTGTTAAATAAGTCATGTCATTAGTCAAGACAATTAATAATTGGTGCAATTTAATATTCAAGTAATGCTACGTATCATCATTttatcatctcaaatttaacgtgatttttaaaatcattattgaattgactttaaaaggattaaaaataaaataaaatgctcTTATATTTGGAGTGATACAGATGAACTGGAAAGTCAGTTGGGAATGACATTATGGTGCCCATGAAAAGCTTTAAAGTTGCGCATGAAAGACTACGAGTGCCTACACCTTGTCCTTTTATAAAGGAGCTCGTAGCTTTTCTCTCTTCACAAACTTGGCGTTCCTCTCGTGTCCTAAGAAGGCTAGCTGGAAATGGCCTGCACCAAGACCAGATTTATGTCCACcataattttctttattctaattttacACGAGGTAATTCTAGAAAATATCATGAATTTTCccatattatttattaattattatatgaactctaaaatatttgaataggctagaaaaatgaaaagatattgTCCGTGGctgttgttaatatttttctttctttttttttttcttttttttcttttttgggttttttgggaaATTTTCCAGATGGGGATCTCCAGTGGACGGCAGTTGATCAAAGAGCAGATGATAGGTAAGACCATCATCATTCTGGGTTTTTGTGAGTCATTATCAGTACATTTCAAGCTGCATGATTTAGACCCAACTTCAAATTCTTGGAGAACTTTTGGcgtaaactacatttttatcctacaattatTTTACAGTGCCGATGTAATCCGCTCAACTAACCCTTAGCTCAgtctctattaaaaaaatatatcaaaggAAATAGTTGTAAGAGACCATGTTTCTTAACtactttgttttctattttttgttttccgttCTCAAGTTAAAGATAttaaaaaccccaaaacacaaaagatgtttcaacacttttttcaaacaaaaaaaataaagattactCTCCAAAACACGTTAACAAACATACCCGTCATCTATATTCTGACCGAAAGCTGTGTATATATTGTATCATTATGCAGACTGCAATGGGAAGTGTGGTTACCGGTGCAGCAAGGCATCTCGGCATAAGATGTGCATCAGGGCATGCAATTCGTGCTGCCAGAGGTGCAACTGCGTGCCTCCAGGAACCTACGGCAACTATAATGCTTGCCCTTGCTATGCCAATATGACGACTCATGGCGGTAGACACAAATGTCCTTAATTAAGTtagaataatgctaaaaattatatttttatttcataattattccACGATATTAACGTGTTAGTCTCAATGAACccggaaaaaaaataataataattgattgaGACTGACACATTGACATTGTAGAATATatagttgtgaaataaaaatgtagtatataatatttctcattaaATATAAcgaaataaattataatgaacccgaatgttattatataattacaaataaaaaaacagt from Corylus avellana chromosome ca6, CavTom2PMs-1.0 includes the following:
- the LOC132185865 gene encoding cypmaclein-like; its protein translation is MACTKTRFMSTIIFFILILHEMGISSGRQLIKEQMIDCNGKCGYRCSKASRHKMCIRACNSCCQRCNCVPPGTYGNYNACPCYANMTTHGGRHKCP